A region of Streptomyces sp. NBC_01264 DNA encodes the following proteins:
- a CDS encoding hydroxyneurosporene dehydrogenase — MRTDGGPGTYEWWYFDAHPDDGAKLVVVFHTKDFADLGRPLSPLIRVDLTLPDGTHINKLVEQDAKTFSASTETCEVRIGDNLFAGDLHTYTIRVRVEGIEVDLTLTGDVPAWRPETGFWLFGEHSEHQFAWLPSVPQGRVEVTYGVNGHGSTTTGVGYHDHNWGNAPMFKLMHHWYWARGAAGPYSVIASHITAEKAYGYAESPVFMLARDGQVIGDDGTKVTFEELGRYTDKGTGKPVGNVTRYTYTDGDERYVVTFTRHTDLTAAHLADEIKGPKKALAKLAGFDGAYLRFAGELRIEHYQGTVVVDSHTEDALWELMYFGKAL; from the coding sequence ATGCGCACCGACGGTGGACCCGGCACGTACGAGTGGTGGTACTTCGACGCCCACCCGGACGACGGTGCCAAGCTGGTCGTCGTCTTCCACACCAAGGACTTCGCCGACCTCGGCAGGCCGCTGTCCCCGCTCATCCGCGTGGACCTGACGCTCCCCGACGGCACTCATATCAACAAGCTGGTCGAACAGGACGCCAAGACGTTCTCCGCCTCCACCGAGACCTGCGAGGTCCGCATCGGCGACAATCTCTTCGCCGGCGACCTGCACACCTACACCATCCGGGTCCGGGTCGAAGGCATCGAAGTCGACCTCACTCTGACCGGTGACGTTCCGGCATGGAGGCCCGAAACGGGGTTCTGGCTCTTCGGCGAGCACAGTGAGCACCAGTTCGCCTGGCTGCCGTCCGTTCCTCAGGGAAGGGTCGAGGTGACCTACGGCGTCAACGGGCACGGCAGCACCACGACCGGTGTCGGCTACCACGACCACAACTGGGGCAACGCCCCGATGTTCAAGCTCATGCACCACTGGTACTGGGCGCGTGGCGCGGCCGGCCCCTACTCGGTGATCGCTTCCCACATCACGGCCGAGAAGGCGTACGGATACGCCGAGTCGCCGGTGTTCATGCTGGCCCGCGACGGCCAGGTCATCGGCGACGACGGCACCAAGGTGACCTTCGAGGAACTCGGCCGCTACACCGACAAGGGCACCGGCAAGCCGGTCGGCAACGTCACCCGCTATACCTACACCGACGGCGACGAGCGCTACGTCGTCACCTTCACCCGCCACACGGATCTGACCGCCGCACACCTCGCCGACGAGATCAAGGGGCCCAAGAAGGCTCTCGCCAAACTCGCCGGATTCGACGGCGCCTACCTGCGCTTCGCGGGCGAACTGCGCATC